GTGTGCCGGCATGGGGAAACCAGCCAACAGAGAAAACTGCTGCCACTGAGAACCACAAAACTGTCCCTTCCAGTTCACCCATCTTCCTGGTTCCCCAACCATGACCTGTACCGGGAATACATGGCCCTCATGACAAACTTTGGAGAAGCTGTCAGGAGTATTGGGCCAGCACTGCTCCTAAGACAAGCCAGGCAGCCCAGGGCAAGCATCTCTGGTGGCTTGGAGGGACCGAATGATTCCCTTACAACACCGGCATCACTGCTAGAGAGAAATGCCGGGCTCACCTTTGCTTTTGTAGCAGCAAGTAGTTTTTCCTCGCATGCTTTCTCCACTGTGGTCAACGCTTCCATTGCTTTCCAGTTCTTCTCGCGAAGGTCCTGCCGAGACCACACACAGAGGGCAATAAGCCACACATCACGCCGAAGGCCACCAAACTGCTTGTTGGCACTGCAGAGGATTTCAAAGCCTCTGGCTCAGGAAAACAGGCAGCAgccctttgcttttttccaaggCTCTTCCATCCCACTGCCCATGTGCGctcctttcctctctgtccTTGCCATGGCCCAGAGCACTGCATCGCTCGGGCGGTGGCCTtgagggagcagagcagagctggctggaggcaggagctCCAGAAACAGCCCTGAGGATACCTAGAGAGGACACAGGCCAAGTGGAGGGCTGCAAGGCTGCCTCAACACAACCAATACCACCTTGTAGTAGAGGGATAAGGAGCAGAGGAGCAATGAGGATTGAGGGACCCCAGCTCAGGGATTGCCTTGACTCTGCTGGGGTAGGATCTCCCTGGCTTACCAGGTCCTAAACCTCCCAAGAGAACAGGGGACAGACACTTCCACCCAGGCAGCCCACCGCCTACTGCAGCCCATCAGCTCGAGCTGCACAGCCTGCCAAGGGATTCCTGATCTCCAGTGCTCCCTGGGGCTGGAAGAGTCTCTGGCTGCACCATGGAGCCATTGGTATCTGACTATGATGGGTTGTCATTCAAACCCCAGGGATCTggattttggaggaaaaaactgTGAGCAGCAAAAGCTGAGCCCAGTTCACTCACGTACGttgtttttcatcttctgttgcTCCACTGCCTCTCGCAGCTCTGTGGCTTCCCTTTCCAAGGATGACAGCTGGTCTGTCTTCTCTTGGAGCCTGGAAGGGCAGGATGCAGGAGTGAGTCTCAGCATCCACCTCCCTCCTGGGTAGCAAGCTGTTGAGAAGGGGACCACAGCCCTTCCTATCCCGGTCTGCTCAGGGATATACACACAgcgggaggaggaaggagcaggacTTAAAATAACAGCCATGGCAATGCTGGACTGGGATCTAGTTTTCTACTGGCTTATCAGCAATAACAAGTGAATAGCTGGCTGGCTGTACACCCAGGACAAGAGGAAGAAGTAACCTGATCCAAAGAGCAGAAATTCCAGCTTACACAACTGGGACTGCCCCAGACACACTTCTGTCCATGGCTCATTAGGCCAAGACAGCCCACAGCTCTGCATTTTGAAAGCATCACCCTGCTATCTTGAGTAATCATAAATCAGCACTGCTGACTAGATGCCCGAGAGCCTGCAGCTTCCTTCCACACCCTCAGATCCACCATCTGCCCTGAAGGAAGCCTCAACTTGAGCAGACCAAGGAAGGTTCAGGTCCTTAAGAAGAACCAGCCAAGTCTCTTGGGTCCCAGGACAACTGAACAGCTGTCCTCCTTTAGATGAATGGTAGATCCTCACTGGCAGTGAGGGCATCTGAGAAATCCTCCCCCCATGCAGAGCCTGAGACTTCTCAGAGGTGCCCAGCACATGaccaaggggcaacaggcacgAGTTGTGACATAGGTAACTCTAAATAAATGCCAGGAAACCTTTCTGCACTGGGGGAAGAGgttgtcaaacactggaacagggacccagagaggtggtgaatCTCCACCCTTGGAGATACCTAGAAACATCCCCAAAAAGCCTCCCCTACTTGGCCCATCTTTGAGCATGGGATTGGATCAGAGACATCCCATCCCAGCACCAATACCACCAGAACCTCTTATTCTGCAGGACCAGTCAGCCTCCATGTGCCTGCCAGCAATTACAGTCTCACTTCAGAATGGTCTGGCTGTTATTTGGGGCCAGCACTGAAgccaattaatattttaaacagctgtGTTGGCCAGGATTGACCTTGCCTTCACAGCTTTGCAGTCCCCAAGTCTGCCAAATGGAGAGGGCGGGAAGCCCTCACCCACAGGGCTCAGTGCCCAGGGAAGCCTGGGACACATGGACAGCAAGCTGGAGGTGCCATAGCACTCTCCATGTACACCTAGACCCACCTTGACCGCAGctgcttcatttctgcttcATTGGCTGCCTGGAAGAAAGAAAGCACTTTCGTTACCTGTCCTAGGCACATGATGCAGGTCAGCCCTTTCTGCAGCATCCCAGAGCAAAGATAACACAGGTACTGTGTAAACATTGTGTAAAAACAGCTGCCTGAGCGGTGTAAaaccctctcctcctcccaccccacttAAACGAGCAGGCGACCTGCaagtctctctctttttccgCCTCTCTCATCTGGCCTGCCTCCAGCAATGCTTCAATGGATTTGATCCTCTCCAGGAGCTTCGTATTCTCCAAGCAGGCATCCTGCAGTTTCCCTTTCACGTTGTCCAGCTCCAACAACTTGCTTTTAACCTCTGCTTCAGAGCTCAGCAGCTTGGCCTGCAGTTCTGTTGGAGGAAGGGATGAGAAGCACAGTAAGGTAGATGCAAACAGATTTGGAGActccccaccctgccctgcccaagCAGGGCTCTTGGCCAAAGAAGCCTTGGCCATGGATGCTTTCAGGGGTCCCAGaaagggcaggcagggatgcagaACAGCACAGAAGAGAGGCATTGGAGTGGCATCCTGGGATATGACCATGGACCAGTCCCACATCTTGCTCACACCAACACCAAGCAGCCTAACTCATCCCTGGGTCTACCTGTCCTGCCCAGACAAGGTCCACCAAGCACCCAGCCCTGAAAGCTCCAAGTCTGCCCATGGCTCTCCCTGCACCGATCCAAGCACCTCACCAGCAAtgctctgctgctgtcctttggccttttctgcatctgctAACAAGGTTTTGTAGCTGGCCTGGGTTTTGCGGAGCTCATCGCCTACTTCATCCAGCCTCTTCTGCAGCGTTGCCTCCACCTCCCTTTGGGAAGCCTGCATGGCAGGAAGAGAAGGCTTTCCATAGCGTGCCAGGCACCCTGGCCAATTTGAAGCAAAGCTCTGTGTGTCACacaatgttatttttaagctgGGCTTTGGGGGGTTTAAGTCATCCTTCCCCCACACTCCCCCTGTGCATAAAGCATCTTGCCTCGTGCTCACGTTTTATCATTTGCCAGCCCTCAAGTGGGAAGCAGACAACACCCGAACGTCTCAGTTCTGGGCCAAGACCATGGCTATCCTCCCCTCCAAAGAACTAAGCTCTGAAAAACCTCTTAAAGCCCTAGTCCTAacacacagccccagcccagtAGGGAGAGATACTGCCACGGTGTTTAGCAGGACGGAGACACCCAGCCACGTGTTTTCACACGTGGAGGAATTTTCTGTGCGGTTTGGGCCagggaagacttttttttccatcttagaAAGCAGCGAGGAAGAGGCCTGGCCAAGGCAGGCGCTTCgagggggaaggcagaggaggaggacaaGCGTGCTGCAAACCAGCAGCTCTACGGGTACGAGTTGCACCCTTGCAGATGGAGAAATGTTGCTTTGCatgaaggaaacagaaggtAAACCAGCAGCCCTGTCTCTGAGTGATGCTTCCAGAACTACCAAGGAAGCagaacttctgcattttttgaGGATTTGACTCCATATCCTCAGCTCAGAGCTCCAGGTGTTACTACGGAGCACATCCTCCCTAGCACCTCAAACACATTGCTGGCTTTAAAGTCTTCCAGCTAGTATGATTTATTTAATTAGCATTAAGGTGTGCAGCAAGCTGACAGCCCTGGAGAAGTTCTCCTAAAAGCATGCCTAGAAGCTAGTGTTTTAGCCAAGAAGGTGGCTTCTGCTTTCACACCAGCTGTATACCCACATCACCCTTCTTGCTCCTcacctgcaaaagcagcagaggcCAAAAAGAGCCCACCAAAAGGAGATCTCCATCCTCAGGCACCCAAAAAATCAAGAGCAGGATACAAAGTTCCCTTACTCTAGGAACATACCTACAAAACCATTTTGTCATGCACAGATAAAGGCCTCCACCACCACAGCCCCGTCGTAAAGAGGCCAGAGCAATTGGGAGACAACAGCATGTGTGGGAGGTCACATCACATCCCTCACCCTGTCTGCCACCCCCGAGGGAAAGAAGTGCAAGTTCCCAGGTCAGGAGTACCCAGGATCAACGCTCCCAGGCCCCAGCTTAGCCAAATTCCAGCAGGAGTGCTGCCACGCCCCCAGAAGATGCTCTTCCCTGCATGGGTGCAGCCTGCCTGACAGTAAGGCACTGCTGCTCCCCTGCTGACAGTGTGCTTAGGGGCTCCGCCTGGGAGGTGTTCTTTAAACACCcctaaaaaccccaaacccaggcATACCCTGGTgacaacaaaaaagccacaaGCTCCACCTCCTGCATCAAGGAGGAAGAGCAATGGGCTTAAAAACAGCTGAGTCGAGAGAGAGCACCCATGTCTGTGTGAGCACAGGCTGGTGGGGGCCAGTGGGTTTCCTCTCTTGTCTTAGGGTATCACCCAGCAGTGTGCACCATCTAGGCTTCCACCCCACACCTTCACACGAGGCTTGTGAGCTTCACAGGTGAGTGAGAACAACAGCTTCAACCAGGGCATCACGGTCCCTGGGATTTGGCAGTGATGCTGCACAAAGAGCACATTGCATGTGACAAAATaacgggggaggggggacggTGGGGACGGGGGACGAcgacagtgtgtgtgtgtaattgGGAGTCCACAAGGCAGCTTGCTTTCCAGCCGTGGACGCTCATCTCCCTCCAAGCTTTCCCATGGCCAAGACCACAGATCCTGTGCAATTTAGCCACCCGCACCATCTCTGTCAGGGGACCGGGTGTGCCAGTGCCTGCCTGACCTGCAGCTGCTCAATCTGCTTCTCCGAGGCTGCAGCTTTGTTCTCCCAGCTCTtcttctgctgctcctcttGCTGCAGCACCTCCGATTTCTCAGACAGCTCTTTCATCAGCTTGTTGCACTCTTGCCGTAACTTGGCCAGCTCAGCATTTTGCCTGCACCAAAAGAAGCAGGGTTATTGTAGCCCGCAGGCCAGTCAGGCACCTCTGATGTTACCTAGGGGGAAACACATCCTCCTGTGGGCCTGACACAGGACTTGAAATATCCCAATGGTTGCGTTCGCCTGTTTCTAGGACACGCCTGGTCCTTCAGGGAGGGGGTGGAAAGAGTTGACAAATCACTTttcaaaagctgcatttcaatCACAGGAGACATTCCTTTCTCATGAAGTAGAGGACAGGACGCAAGGATCTGTGTTTCCAGACACAAGAGGAAGCACTCTAAGCAGCTGGAGTCTACTCTGTAATTATTTGACTGCTGTTAATCACCAGCCATTTCAGACCTTCTATAAAAAGGAGTGTGAAATTCTTCTACCTAGCTCCTATTTGTTCTGCATGCACCAGGCAGGTCTCGGTTCTCTGCAGCGTCTCTCTCATCAAAaagccagctgcatttcttctgaagtttcAGAGTAAAAGCTCCCCTAATGGAGGAAGTGCCACGGTGCCTTCTGGttccctctccccacctccGCTGCCTGTTGGGTCTAGCATCAGCACAGGTGACCCCAAAGCAGATAGGGTTTCCCCTGGCCTTCCACTTGGGAAGAACATCCttgtttccctgcctgccccccaaAAGCCATTTGGCAAGCTCTTCCTTACTCCCTTCTCTACCTCCAGCTAGTTGGGGTGTCTGTAGAAGCACCTTCAAGAAAGGGGGTAGCCAAGCCCGATGGAAAGCCAACCCCAGGGTTTGCCAgagagcagccccaggctctgctcctggcCCCAGCCTTACTTGCTCTCTGTCTGGCTGGTGGCCTGGTTGAGGGCGTCCCTCAGGATGGAGTTCTCCTGCTGCAGGCGAGCCAGCTGCGTGTTGGGGCCattctccagctgctcctgcagggtCCGGATCTAGAGGAGCCCAACAGGGGTTAATACTGCTGCCAGCCCCCTTGCTCTCCCTGTGATGCCTACTCGATGAGCAAGAGGGACTGGCACCACAGCAGCGTGTCTACTGGTGCTGACAGCCCCCAGGGATGCGACATCCCATGAGGATGCTCCCATGTGCCTCTTTCTCCCTCGAGCACCATGGTCCAGGAGCATCGCGGGGTCTTGCCCCCTCCCCGAGGCTCTGGTCTCCTTGCACATCTCAGTCTCCTCCAGAAGACCACACATCTGCCACCAAAAGCCACCCAGCAGCCAGAGGAAGAAGCTGCAGACGACAGCATGGGGCTCACCTTGCCCTGGAGCTGCTGCGTTTCGCTGACGTGGTCCTGGTAGCTGGCCTGCATACGTGCCTGCACTGCTGCAATCTCCCGCTCGCGGGTGAGCAGCTGCTCTTTCAGCTTGCCCTCCATGGCCACTGCCTTGGCCCGCTCGGCTGCCAGTTCCTTTGAGGAAAGAAGCCACCCAGTTAGTCCTCAGTGTACAAGTTTCCCCGCTTTAAGGGGATGCAAAACCAGTGGCTTCCTAGCTCAGAAGACTTAAAAGTTCAGCCCTTTCGTAGCTGCCCCCATGCCCAGCTACACCATTTCACACTTATATTTCCTCCCGCATTTTGTTTTGGACTCTGTGGCCACTGGATGCCACTGTTGTTCCACATTGGGCCAGCTAAGAGAAAGGAGTAAGACAGCCTGGAAATTTATTTCCCCCCCCACTAGGATCAATAACATCACATAAAGTCTGGGgcaaagcaggaaaattaaaagtaaataaacacCCTCCACCCCACACTGAGGCAGGGATGCTCTGTTGGCTGGCTGGGCAACACCATGCTGCTGCCCCGTGCAGTCTGCACAGGCAGGGGCTTAGCACAGTGTCCCATGCCCGGGATGGGATGGCTTTgtcttctcctctcctgcctgtAGGCAGATGGACTTGCCACtgccaggtcctgccagcagcaaggcaggaggTGCAGAGTAAATCCAGAGTGGCAGGGGTCTGTTCTGACTTCAACACCCAAAAAGAAGTAGAGGCACAGGCCTGAGTTGGGGATAGAGGCTGTAAATAGCATCAGGCTCCTTAAAAAGGGATGGATCAGTTCCTTCTCAGCTTGTGGGATCCAGGCAGAGATGAGAAgagctttattttcctcctgaaagcagcagaaagctgaagtcTCTTACAGCAAGGGCTTTCCCCTGCATCTGCCAACAGGTGCTACCCTGCAGCTCTTTGGGCTGGTGCCTCCCCAGGCTGGATCAGGCCCAGGAGAGGAGGTCAGGTGGGGATCTTCTCCCCTTTTTGgggagaaaacagcaaacagGTGAAGGATCCAGACAGCCCCTGGGCTTCACCTGCAAGGGGGGTGAGATGCGGGAAGCAGAAGGCATACCAGCATGACCACAATGAGCAGAGCCCACACCAGGGATGCCGGGAGCACTGCATGGTGCTTACCTTGCTCAGCTCACGCAGCTTGTTTCTGGCAGCAGCCGCATCCTCCTGCTCGGCAGCGAGttgcttctccttctcttccagcTGGCGTTTCAGCACAGCAACTGGGTCACCCTTCTGCGTGGCCTGCCAGCAGGGCAGCACATCAGTGGGGACCACCACCTCTGGGCCCATCCCCATCACCCCACACATGCAGGATCCTGCCCTTTGCTCCAGGGGAAAAGTCAGCTCCATTCTCTGGAACTCACCCTGGGGGAGAGCCTGCCTGAAAGCATGCCACATTCCCTCCCCTCCACACCTCCCGAGGCCTGGCAGAGCCCCGGCAGTGGGCAGCCATGATGGCACTGGCAGCCCTACCGTGTGCCAGGTGTCCTGGATGATGCCTGCTTTCTCTGTCAGGATCTCAATGAGCTGCTGGGCCTCCCCCTCACTGAACACCATGCTGCTGACGGTGGACACCAGCGTCTTGTAGGGCAGGTAGAGGGGCCCGTCTGAGTCCGCGGGTGCTAGCGAGGAGAGAGGAGGGATTGGGACTTCTTGAGCCAATGGCAGAGCTGAGTATCATCATCTCAGTTGGCTTCAACCCCACAACTGCCATTTCAAACCAGCATCCACCCAGATTTCCATAGTCAAGTTTGATACCTCTCTAACTGAAAGCAATATGAGAAGTGCTGGAGGCGACACTCACCACACACTTGAGCTTCTTGAGCCAGCTGTCgcctctgcctggctctgttACTGGTCCCATCACCCTGCCACCACCCTCCATCAAAGCAAGTGATTCctggcaggagccaggcacACTTTGCCAATGCCAGGGAGCAGAGATGTGCTGGGCATCAGAAGCTGGACCACATCATGTTACAACCTTGCTGGGGGACGTCATCCCATGCAGCAGTGCCAGTGGTATAGAGTGCAGGAAGGTCATCTCCCACCTTTCACCAGGCAGGTTTGTTCCAGCTCTTTACTAAGGGAATTACATGAATCCAACCCTTCCCCTATCCCTCTGCTAACCCAGGAAAGCCAAGTAGCATCAGGGACTACGATGCTGTTGTAGGACCACAGTACACATGGTCACGATGGATAGAGGGTGGCAGGCTGTGGTTTAGGAGCTCCTGCATGGTATCTGTGGCCTGGTGGGcttattttcctaaaaaatcccagaaggaaaagcagtttgGATTCCAGTAGCTCCACAGCCTCTGAAGCCATTAACACCAGGGTCTCTGGAACACAGAGCTCGGACCCCCAAAGCAGcaaggtcagagaagaaggaggaagaagtccTGCAGGCattggagcagagattcccctgcagcccatggaaggagcccacactggagcaggttcaTCCTGtaggactgcagcccatgggaaagccccacgctggagcaggggaaaggtgtgagaaggaaggagcagcagagaagagctgttatggactgaccacagcccccatccccctgcaccagAGAGGGGAGGTAGAGGAGTTGGGAGGGAAGGAGTtaagttgagcctgggaaaaaggggcgggggggaaggtgttgctttgtttttgtctctgtttctcaTCTATTataattggcaataaattaaattagttttccCCAAGccgagtctgttttgcctgtgtaGTTATTGCTAAGTGATTGCCCTGACTCTATCTCGACCCATGCATGAGCTTccccatcttattttctcccccatcctgttgaggagggggagtgagagagcggctgggtgggtgtctggcagccagccacagtcaacccaccacagcagaagagcagcaaagTCTGGGAATGCCTAGCATCTCCAGCATGCACTGTTTGCTCCTGGCTTCTGGTAGATCCATTTGGGATGGCAATGCTaagccctggcagcagcagagtctGTCTCACCACCAGCAGCCACTTCCCGGCAGCACAGCCGGGGCAGCTCCATCATCTTGTGCAACTGGGGCCCAAGAGCTTGGCTCACACTTTACTCATGCTGGCAACAGTGCAGATGCAGGACAACGCATCACATCccctgtcccgtcccactgggCAGAGGGACCCACCAAGTGAAATTTTGCCCATCTCCTGGCAGCACTGCACAAGTGAGCCTTGCACAAGGCGGGAAAGGCACAAACCCCACCTTGCAGCTGGCAAACAGAGCTGGGGCGGCCTGCCAAGCCACAGTAAAAGGAAGCTTACACTGCTGCCGAGCCCATTTGCAGAGTCAGAAGTCTTGCCCCTTGCTGAAGGAAGCAGCGAAGCAAGAAGCAGACATGTGGGAAACCTGCCATGGGAAAGCACAGCAGGGATGAGGGGTCTGAAGACCCACTTCTCAAACCCAGGGGGACATGGGAAACATGGGTGACCCTTGCGTGGAGCCGGGAGGTGTTTCATGGGAGAGCATGGCTCCTGTTATCACAGATAACGACCTGGAATCTGAGTACACACTAACCACTTGCAAGCCAGTTTTTGTGTGATGCAGGAGGCTAAAAATGAACCgcacaagagaaaaataccCCAAGACGCTCTTGTCAGGTTTGCCATCCGTGTCAGTGCTGAGCATATGTCTTTGAACACCCATTTTTATCTGCCACAGGATAACTTGTTGCTTCTGCCTTTGAGGAGGAGAGACCACAGCTGCCTAAAGGCTGCCCACAATACTTCGGTCAAACTACAGCGAGCTTTGTGGTGCAAATACTGCCAAGagctttcctttgaaaaatccCACAGGAGCAGCTAAGACATCACTCTTGGCTTTTAAGACATGCAGGATCAGCACTTCATACCCAAAGGAGTGGACGTTCAGAGCAGCCAAAAAATCTCCCAACTTAACAAGTGCTAGAAGTTCATCTCCCATCCACACCACATCTTTGAGAACACCTGAGAGATTTCTCCCACATGTCCATATGGGAACACTTCTACAGGTCTGAAAGCACTCACATTTTTAGTGCCTGTAATTATCACttaaccaaaaataaaacccaaactgttcaCGTTGGTGCAATGAAAGGCAAGAATCCAGCTACAGAGCTGTTTCTCTCCTCCCTACACCTATTTACACCCTGGAGAGTTCAGGACCACAGTTTAATCTCTTCCATCTCCAAGTCTATCAGGTGAGGCATGAAAGATGACAGGCAaattttcccttccctgtgtcATCCAAAGTCACTTCCCTCTAACTATCCTATGATCAATCCCCCACAGCATAAAATCCCTTCAATCCTCTCTCCTCCAATAGGCTGTTTTAAACCTCCATTGAAGAAGGAGGAAACTCTAGCAGTGACCCACCTCCCCACAGAAGAGTGGTAGAGCTCCTGTGTGCTTTTAATAATCACAGGTGGAAGGGGAAAACACCTCATCTTGGCTTTCCACAGATGTCCAGCACCTTGGCAGCTGCTCCCTCTCCCAGGACAGGTACGTGCACCTTCCATTCATTCTCAGTGTGTGTGCAGATCTGCTCAGAAACCCCAACACAAAAGCAAATCTGAGAGGAACCTGTAACTCTCCAACACCCATGTGCTGGACCAAGGAGCTAAACACCAAGCATGGGTACCCAATGCAGTCTTGACTTCAACTCTACTTCCCCGCAGTGAGAACACCAGTCCAGTGCAGGGTTTTTCAACCCACCTTCCTCTTGGCACACATGGCCCATCTCACCAGAGGCAGCCTCTCTACAGTTGCCTGGTTTCCAACACTGAAGGACAAAGAGATCTCAGAATGGGATAGCTTTGTTTTAACAGAACCAAGATGCCCTGCTGGCTTACTCGATGGGGATATATGCAGAGGAATTTGGCCTTACCTGGCTCGCTCTTCTTCTTGGATGCAGTCTTCTTCTTGACAGGTCCATCATGCTTCTGCTCCTCATGGGTTGGAAGAGCTTCGGCTTTCTTGATGGCGACTGAGCTGATGACTGGAACACTTTGCTGCGTGCCAACTGGTGGTACGGCCACAACAGGCACCTCCTTAGGGGTCACCTCCAAGACAGGAGAACTTCTGGGGACACTGACAGGAGACGAAGCCAACACCGGGCTAGGAGCAGGCTCTACCTTTGCcaccttcttctccttcttcctcttctccttagGTGATGGAGCAggtttctccttttcctggggggctgctgccactgctgcgATTGGAGGCTCAACAGTTACAGGTTCAGGCATGGCAGCAGGTTCAAGAACCACATCCTTGGGAGAGTCCGTCACTTCCTGAGTCAACTGCTGCTCTGGGATCTTTCCATTaggtttctcttcctttttctttgcttttccttttttctcaacaggtttctctttcttctttttctctattttctgctgctgggtCTTCTCAAGCTCTTTGCGTTGCTTGGCCAAGGCTTCTTCGTAAGATGTCTCCTTCATGGAGAAGGTGGACACCAGGAAGATCCCGATGGCTGATATCACCATAAAACCTCCAAAGACCATAACACCCAGCGTCTGAGGGTCATACACATCCATCCTTCCTTATTCTTCTGTGCCTGCAAGACACCAGAACAACAGTtagtggaggggaaaaaaaagagatgcaaCAGCCTCTCAGAGCAGTGAGTTTCATACAGACATCTGTGTCTCCAAATGGCACCACGCACTGAGAAGACAAATGCCCAAGATGCACACAACTCTGGTGAGGGTGACCTGCCTACATGCTCCCAAGTTTGTGCTTCTCCACTATGTTACCTACGCACAGTGGTCCAGTCATATTGCAGTGACTAATTTCACTGGCTGCAGCACTCTCCAGAAGAGccaaaaagggagaagaaaaaaacagggatTCAATCAGAGGCAGCTATGAGCATTACATGTCCAATGGCATGGTTCTGCATGACCCTAGGCAATATCTGCAGCTGTAAGAGAACCCGATTTTGGACTGTTTGGTGCAGGTTGGCCAAGATCTGGGCTCTCCCTGGAGTGCCTGGCCTTTTTGTTGCACCCAGATGCACATCCAGGTCTCAAGTTTGGGATAAAACATCCCCCTGGAagaaccaccaaaaaaccaaacatggtCATTAATTATCTCATCTCCCCAACAGATACCTGCAGGAAGAAGTGAGCTTTGCAGAGGGAGCACTAGATGTGGCACTCGCCTTTCCACCTCTGCTATTAGCTGGCAGGCAAACCAGGCACAGGgtcctccccatcctcctcGCCAGACTCAGTTTCTCTACCCATAACACATGGAGCAGCAACGGAGGCCATACAGCCTGGTCTGAGATCTGGCAGGTAGGGTGCAgccacacacagagaaagatgCTGCTATCTCCACTCTTAACTGCTAATTGAAACCAGTCCCTAGTTTTGAAACCAATCTCTTCTCTGCTGTCCCACTCACGTGTTTCTCCCATTGGAGCATCACCTCCACATGGCTCCAAGGTGGCTCATGAACTCCCAGATGCTGAAGTCAGGCAGTTAATCTGTGACAGCCACTTTCCAGGAGGTGCCAGGCTGCCATTTCTCATTAATGTGCCTCAAAACATAGTCAGGAAAATGCAGAAGGTCCTCAGCTATCAGAAGTTCCAAACCCCACGCTTAACTGTAAACATTATCAAATTTCCTCTTTAAGAGGTTGTGGGttgaggagggagggaggggctggaaggggaggaggcaaaaataaaactaaggAGATCAGCATCTTTTCAAAACCCAGTGCTCACAGGGAGAGACCTCGGAGCCTTTTCACTTCCGACAGCCAGAGCAACAAACTCACAGCTGAACGCAGCTCAAAGATGCTTCTGCA
This Phalacrocorax aristotelis chromosome 3, bGulAri2.1, whole genome shotgun sequence DNA region includes the following protein-coding sequences:
- the RRBP1 gene encoding ribosome-binding protein 1 isoform X4, translated to MDVYDPQTLGVMVFGGFMVISAIGIFLVSTFSMKETSYEEALAKQRKELEKTQQQKIEKKKKEKPVEKKGKAKKKEEKPNGKIPEQQLTQEVTDSPKDVVLEPAAMPEPVTVEPPIAAVAAAPQEKEKPAPSPKEKRKKEKKVAKVEPAPSPVLASSPVSVPRSSPVLEVTPKEVPVVAVPPVGTQQSVPVISSVAIKKAEALPTHEEQKHDGPVKKKTASKKKSEPAPADSDGPLYLPYKTLVSTVSSMVFSEGEAQQLIEILTEKAGIIQDTWHTATQKGDPVAVLKRQLEEKEKQLAAEQEDAAAARNKLRELSKELAAERAKAVAMEGKLKEQLLTREREIAAVQARMQASYQDHVSETQQLQGKIRTLQEQLENGPNTQLARLQQENSILRDALNQATSQTESKQNAELAKLRQECNKLMKELSEKSEVLQQEEQQKKSWENKAAASEKQIEQLQASQREVEATLQKRLDEVGDELRKTQASYKTLLADAEKAKGQQQSIAELQAKLLSSEAEVKSKLLELDNVKGKLQDACLENTKLLERIKSIEALLEAGQMREAEKERDLQAANEAEMKQLRSRLQEKTDQLSSLEREATELREAVEQQKMKNNDLREKNWKAMEALTTVEKACEEKLLAATKAKEELAQQLDVIQTRTKQTLLSALPGVTMSSQQDYDTWLQEFKEKTMDVLKQQTVTTEPPDSALKLREAEEAQSTLQAECEQYRAILAETEGMLRNLQKSVEEEEQVWKAKLTASEEELQKSQLQLKALEDTVGKLKADLQSTDRLKEYTSLLETQLENHLETASSERQNYTKEVEVLRQLLSESQEQLEAAKTETQKQSKELALLKTQLEQNEALVEKEQVLRQKLALELEEAQSSACSLQAELEKLRLAENAAVSDMEEAQHLKERLEKEKKLTKDLGQAATKLQELLKVTQDQLAKERETVKKLKEQLQETGEEDSSKEGTSV
- the RRBP1 gene encoding ribosome-binding protein 1 isoform X3; the protein is MDVYDPQTLGVMVFGGFMVISAIGIFLVSTFSMKETSYEEALAKQRKELEKTQQQKIEKKKKEKPVEKKGKAKKKEEKPNGKIPEQQLTQEVTDSPKDVVLEPAAMPEPVTVEPPIAAVAAAPQEKEKPAPSPKEKRKKEKKVAKVEPAPSPVLASSPVSVPRSSPVLEVTPKEVPVVAVPPVGTQQSVPVISSVAIKKAEALPTHEEQKHDGPVKKKTASKKKSEPAPADSDGPLYLPYKTLVSTVSSMVFSEGEAQQLIEILTEKAGIIQDTWHTATQKGDPVAVLKRQLEEKEKQLAAEQEDAAAARNKLRELSKELAAERAKAVAMEGKLKEQLLTREREIAAVQARMQASYQDHVSETQQLQGKIRTLQEQLENGPNTQLARLQQENSILRDALNQATSQTESKQNAELAKLRQECNKLMKELSEKSEVLQQEEQQKKSWENKAAASEKQIEQLQASQREVEATLQKRLDEVGDELRKTQASYKTLLADAEKAKGQQQSIAELQAKLLSSEAEVKSKLLELDNVKGKLQDACLENTKLLERIKSIEALLEAGQMREAEKERDLQAANEAEMKQLRSRLQEKTDQLSSLEREATELREAVEQQKMKNNDLREKNWKAMEALTTVEKACEEKLLAATKAKEELAQQLDVIQTRTKQTLLSALPGVTMSSQQDYDTWLQEFKEKTMDVLKQQTVTTEPPDSALKLREAEEAQSTLQAECEQYRAILAETEGMLRNLQKSVEEEEQVWKAKLTASEEELQKSQLQLKALEDTVGKLKADLQSTDRLKEYTSLLETQLENHLETASSERQNYTKEVEVLRQLLSESQEQLEAAKTETQKQSKELALLKTQLEQNEALVEKEQVLRQKLALELEEVHVGKEDTRAQSSACSLQAELEKLRLAENAAVSDMEEAQHLKERLEKEKKLTKDLGQAATKLQELLKVTQDQLAKERETVKKLKEQLQETGEEDSSKEGTSV